Proteins encoded within one genomic window of Acidithiobacillus sp. AMEEHan:
- the dapA gene encoding 4-hydroxy-tetrahydrodipicolinate synthase, whose protein sequence is MFHGSMVALITPMDSSGAVDDRALRDLVEWHIAEGTHAIVAVGTTGESATLTVKEHVAVIRSVVEQVHGRIPVIAGTGANATAEAIELTRAAMEVQADAALLVSPYYNKPTQEGLFQHYSAIADACHFPIILYNVPGRTSGDILPETVARLAERPCIVGVKEASGKVDRVAEILHLCAARDASIEVYSGDDGAALAAMAIGARGVISVTANIVPRAMAQMMGAALDGDFARARRINDALVPLHRDLFLESNPIPAKWLLADMQRVGPTIRLPLTPLSEPLHARLRAALEHASNAPLSPAS, encoded by the coding sequence ATGTTTCACGGAAGTATGGTGGCGTTGATCACGCCAATGGATTCCAGCGGGGCCGTCGATGACCGCGCCCTGCGAGATCTGGTCGAATGGCACATTGCCGAAGGCACGCACGCGATCGTTGCCGTAGGTACGACCGGCGAGTCGGCAACGCTGACGGTCAAGGAGCATGTTGCCGTCATTCGCAGTGTGGTCGAGCAGGTGCACGGACGGATTCCCGTCATTGCCGGCACCGGTGCCAATGCTACGGCAGAGGCTATCGAACTCACTCGTGCGGCCATGGAAGTGCAGGCGGATGCCGCACTGCTGGTCAGCCCCTACTACAACAAACCGACGCAAGAAGGCCTCTTTCAGCATTACAGCGCCATTGCCGACGCCTGTCACTTCCCCATCATCCTCTACAATGTGCCCGGAAGGACTTCCGGCGACATCTTGCCGGAGACCGTGGCGCGGCTTGCTGAACGCCCCTGCATCGTCGGCGTCAAGGAGGCCAGTGGCAAGGTCGATCGCGTCGCGGAAATTCTGCATCTCTGTGCCGCCCGTGATGCCAGCATCGAGGTTTACAGCGGTGACGACGGCGCAGCTCTCGCAGCCATGGCAATTGGCGCACGCGGCGTGATTTCGGTCACCGCCAATATCGTCCCCAGAGCCATGGCGCAAATGATGGGTGCCGCCCTGGACGGAGATTTTGCCCGGGCGCGACGAATCAATGATGCACTGGTGCCGCTCCACCGCGATCTCTTCCTGGAATCCAACCCGATTCCGGCGAAATGGCTGCTTGCCGACATGCAGCGCGTAGGCCCCACCATCCGCCTGCCGCTCACCCCGCTCAGCGAGCCCCTGCACGCCCGTTTGCGTGCCGCTCTGGAGCATGCCAG
- a CDS encoding tetratricopeptide repeat protein — protein MIRRTFLIGLAASSLVLLSPMAMAEPSVPQVIQSIQSGQYAKAQQQLSEVLSAHPNSAQAQYLESRLLAKEGKWQEAAAALQRAKSLDPSLSFVQPKVLAGFEKQLQQKVGKASSSTAAVGEKTHSRLGAAIAWFLGLIAIIAGISWFLRRRRQQQAMAYRQMQPGFGNMGGFPGQGTYGPQGPYGPAGAPQGGGIGSGLASGIATGVGIGAGMAAGNALAGSLFGHHDADTGSNEAGQNDQFGMTDASWGGDDSAAGDFGMGGDDDSWV, from the coding sequence ATGATTCGTCGTACCTTTCTCATCGGCCTTGCGGCCTCCAGTCTTGTGTTGCTTTCTCCCATGGCGATGGCGGAGCCGTCGGTGCCGCAGGTCATCCAGTCCATCCAGAGTGGTCAGTACGCAAAGGCGCAGCAGCAGCTTTCCGAGGTCCTTTCGGCGCACCCGAATTCCGCGCAGGCGCAGTATCTGGAGTCGCGGCTTCTGGCAAAGGAGGGCAAATGGCAGGAAGCGGCTGCCGCCCTGCAGCGGGCGAAGAGCCTCGACCCCAGCCTGTCTTTTGTGCAGCCCAAGGTGTTGGCCGGCTTTGAAAAGCAGTTGCAGCAAAAGGTCGGGAAAGCATCCTCCTCCACTGCAGCGGTCGGCGAGAAGACACATTCCCGACTGGGCGCAGCCATTGCCTGGTTTCTGGGCCTGATTGCCATCATCGCCGGGATTTCCTGGTTCCTGCGCCGCCGTCGGCAACAGCAGGCCATGGCCTACCGCCAGATGCAGCCCGGCTTTGGCAATATGGGCGGATTTCCGGGGCAGGGGACCTATGGTCCGCAGGGGCCTTACGGTCCTGCCGGGGCGCCACAAGGGGGCGGCATCGGTTCCGGTCTGGCCTCGGGTATTGCCACCGGAGTAGGTATCGGCGCGGGTATGGCAGCTGGTAATGCCTTGGCCGGTAGTCTCTTTGGTCACCACGATGCTGATACTGGCAGCAACGAGGCTGGCCAGAACGACCAGTTTGGTATGACCGACGCTTCCTGGGGTGGAGACGATTCTGCTGCGGGGGATTTCGGTATGGGTGGTGACGACGACAGCTGGGTGTAA
- a CDS encoding efflux RND transporter periplasmic adaptor subunit, giving the protein MKKAYAIVILGLVILFGGIFGFKAFVNQMIAKAIANAPKPVYSVSAEKVREQEWHPELQAVASLSAVQGTELSTQIAGNVTAIHFHSGSVVQAGQLLVQIDNSNQLAQLAVDRANLHLAEVNLKRTQTLIADKAASQAQLDQAQATYAVDQATLQNDEATLHKLAITAPFSGHIGIRKVNVGQYVTPGTAIADLQSWDPLYVDFTLPQSNLPELQVGTPVQFRSDATGSQIFTGKITALGSAINAQTRQVEVQATLNNPKQVLRPGMFGNVTVVRAVTQKVLTVPIAAITYNTYGNFVYVVENKTVDGKKSQIAVQRVVQTGEERDGQIAIIKGLKAGELVVTAGQVKLTNDAPVSVAAAH; this is encoded by the coding sequence ATGAAAAAAGCCTACGCTATCGTCATTCTTGGTTTGGTCATCCTCTTTGGCGGCATCTTTGGCTTCAAGGCCTTCGTCAACCAGATGATTGCCAAGGCCATCGCCAACGCGCCCAAACCGGTGTACTCCGTTTCTGCAGAAAAGGTGCGGGAACAGGAGTGGCATCCTGAGCTGCAGGCGGTCGCCTCCCTCAGCGCCGTTCAGGGCACAGAACTGAGCACGCAGATCGCCGGTAACGTCACTGCCATCCATTTTCACTCGGGCTCTGTCGTACAGGCCGGGCAGCTTCTGGTGCAGATCGACAACAGCAACCAGCTGGCGCAACTGGCGGTGGACCGCGCCAATCTGCATCTCGCCGAGGTCAACCTCAAGCGCACGCAAACCTTGATTGCCGACAAGGCAGCGAGCCAGGCACAGCTCGATCAGGCACAGGCCACCTACGCCGTTGACCAGGCCACCCTGCAAAATGATGAGGCGACCTTGCACAAGCTTGCCATCACCGCACCTTTCAGCGGTCATATCGGGATTCGCAAGGTGAATGTGGGGCAGTATGTGACGCCGGGTACCGCCATTGCCGATTTGCAGAGCTGGGATCCGCTGTACGTCGATTTTACCCTGCCGCAGAGTAATCTCCCGGAACTGCAGGTCGGAACTCCAGTACAATTTCGCTCGGACGCCACTGGCAGCCAGATATTCACCGGCAAGATTACGGCGCTGGGCTCCGCCATCAATGCACAGACGCGGCAGGTCGAGGTTCAGGCAACCCTGAACAATCCCAAGCAGGTCCTGCGTCCGGGAATGTTTGGCAACGTCACGGTGGTCCGTGCCGTAACCCAGAAGGTATTGACGGTGCCCATCGCAGCCATCACCTACAACACCTATGGCAACTTCGTCTATGTCGTCGAAAATAAAACGGTGGATGGCAAAAAGAGCCAGATTGCCGTGCAGCGCGTGGTGCAAACAGGCGAAGAGCGCGATGGTCAGATCGCTATCATCAAGGGCCTGAAGGCCGGCGAGCTCGTCGTCACCGCTGGACAGGTCAAATTGACCAACGACGCGCCGGTCAGCGTCGCCGCGGCACACTGA
- a CDS encoding efflux transporter outer membrane subunit: MSSSLPSYRFLALLVPLALGLSACSFEPKLRVPSTPGDHIPYAASGNPKGTVSAAGVAGTAQKFVYGKALDEEWWKLFHSREINELVQTGLKNSPTVAQAQAQLRQAQAEERVNASIFYPQVTGSLQATRAKASSAAFGGGKGGFRYSLVTGSLGVSYYPDIFGVNRLVYKNSEALVDYQRWELEAARLTLSGNIVTTAIDAASTRAQIAATQEIVVREKKLLHLTQLQYQAGAIDDNTVVTQASQLASQEAKLPPLQQQLTVYDHQLATLLGEFPGQARIPELHLDQITLPEQIPVSLPSTLLKQRPDIQAALAQMKAANATVGEAKAQFFPTVQLSAAIGSTAAHPGLFFDPVSSIWSLVGSLSQPIFEGGKLRAQESEAKAAYEVTFQEYRTTVLGAFGQVANALRALQRDAETLRAQQAALEAARKALHLSEVSYRSGASDYLTLLTSEIQYNSARIAVVQAESQRYQDTAALLVAIGGGWWHEPGKGAPKLQEVSHPPVKRSGDPQ; this comes from the coding sequence ATGTCCTCTTCCCTGCCCTCTTATCGGTTCCTGGCACTGCTTGTGCCTTTGGCTCTGGGGCTTTCCGCCTGCAGCTTCGAGCCGAAGCTCCGCGTGCCGAGTACCCCCGGCGATCACATCCCCTATGCCGCCTCGGGCAACCCCAAAGGTACGGTATCGGCCGCAGGGGTTGCGGGGACTGCGCAGAAATTCGTCTATGGCAAGGCGCTGGACGAGGAATGGTGGAAGCTCTTTCACTCCCGGGAAATCAACGAGCTGGTGCAAACCGGCCTGAAAAACAGCCCAACGGTAGCGCAGGCACAGGCCCAGTTGCGACAGGCGCAAGCGGAAGAACGAGTGAACGCCAGCATTTTCTATCCTCAGGTCACCGGCAGCCTGCAAGCCACCCGCGCCAAGGCATCTTCGGCGGCCTTCGGTGGTGGCAAGGGCGGTTTCCGCTATTCTCTCGTCACTGGCAGCCTGGGGGTCTCGTATTATCCCGATATCTTTGGTGTGAATCGTCTGGTCTACAAAAACAGTGAAGCCCTGGTCGACTACCAGCGCTGGGAACTGGAGGCTGCGCGCTTGACACTGAGCGGCAACATCGTCACCACCGCCATCGACGCGGCTTCCACGCGGGCGCAGATTGCCGCGACGCAGGAAATCGTCGTACGCGAGAAAAAACTACTACATTTGACCCAGTTGCAATATCAAGCCGGCGCAATCGACGACAACACGGTCGTCACCCAGGCCAGTCAACTGGCCAGCCAGGAGGCGAAACTGCCGCCCCTGCAACAGCAACTTACCGTCTACGATCATCAATTGGCAACGCTACTGGGCGAATTTCCCGGACAGGCCAGGATTCCCGAACTGCACCTGGATCAGATTACCCTGCCGGAGCAGATTCCGGTGAGCCTGCCCTCCACTTTGCTCAAGCAAAGACCGGACATACAGGCAGCACTGGCACAAATGAAGGCCGCCAATGCCACCGTCGGCGAAGCGAAGGCGCAGTTCTTCCCGACCGTTCAGCTCAGCGCCGCTATTGGCTCCACAGCGGCCCATCCGGGACTGTTTTTCGATCCGGTCAGCAGTATCTGGAGCCTGGTGGGCAGCCTATCGCAACCCATTTTTGAGGGTGGCAAGCTGCGCGCACAGGAGTCCGAGGCCAAGGCCGCCTATGAGGTGACCTTTCAGGAATACCGAACCACCGTGCTCGGTGCCTTCGGTCAAGTGGCCAACGCCTTGCGCGCCTTGCAGCGCGATGCCGAAACCCTGCGCGCACAGCAGGCAGCGCTCGAGGCGGCGCGGAAAGCCTTGCACCTGAGCGAGGTGAGCTATCGCAGCGGTGCCAGTGACTATCTCACCCTGCTGACCAGCGAGATTCAGTACAACAGTGCCAGGATTGCCGTAGTGCAGGCGGAATCCCAGCGGTATCAGGATACGGCCGCCCTGCTCGTCGCCATTGGCGGCGGTTGGTGGCATGAGCCCGGCAAAGGGGCACCCAAGCTGCAGGAAGTTTCCCATCCCCCGGTCAAACGCTCCGGAGATCCACAATGA